One Aerococcus urinaeequi DNA segment encodes these proteins:
- the dhaL gene encoding dihydroxyacetone kinase subunit DhaL, producing MDVNETMTWLDQWFDRLIEEKAYLSDLDQKIGDGDHGNNMARGAVATKEALESKQPADVSALFMTVAQTLMSKIGGASGPLYGSAFLAMATTAKNSENLADIFAAGLDKIQQRGKAEPGEKTMVDMWHPAVEALKANNLNQEILDEASTKTTELKATKGRASYYGERSIGEPDPGAESSKYLFEALIKAQA from the coding sequence ATGGATGTAAATGAAACAATGACTTGGTTAGACCAATGGTTTGACCGCTTAATAGAAGAAAAAGCTTATCTATCTGATTTAGACCAAAAAATCGGTGACGGGGACCACGGTAATAACATGGCCCGCGGTGCAGTTGCTACTAAGGAAGCCTTGGAAAGCAAACAACCAGCAGATGTATCAGCCCTGTTTATGACTGTTGCGCAAACCCTCATGAGTAAGATTGGTGGTGCATCCGGTCCTTTATATGGTTCTGCCTTCCTAGCCATGGCAACAACGGCTAAAAACTCAGAAAACCTCGCGGATATTTTTGCTGCTGGTTTAGATAAAATTCAACAAAGAGGTAAAGCAGAACCTGGTGAAAAAACGATGGTTGATATGTGGCATCCAGCTGTTGAAGCCCTTAAAGCGAATAATCTAAATCAAGAAATACTAGATGAAGCTAGCACTAAAACGACTGAACTTAAAGCGACGAAAGGTCGTGCTTCCTACTATGGAGAACGGTCTATTGGTGAACCCGATCCAGGAGCTGAATCAAGTAAATACTTATTTGAAGCCTTAATCAAGGCACAAGCATAA
- the dhaK gene encoding dihydroxyacetone kinase subunit DhaK, whose translation MKKIINQPGDIVSQMVKGLASAHADILAQVPDTQVLYRTVETPDIVGIVSGGGSGHEPSHAGFVGKGMLSAAVSGEVFTSPTPDQILEGIKAADNGAGVFLVIKNYTGDVMNFEIAQEFAEAEGIETAAIIVDDDIAMEDSTYTAGRRGIAGTVFMHKIIGYYADQGKSLSDLKAIAEKVNDNLKSIGLALTAATVPEVGKPGFDIADDEFEYGIGIHGEPGYRREKIKPAKEMAAELIGRLKEEFNWTTGDRFAVLVNGMGGTPLMELYLFWNDIQGQLGDEGVEVDFVKVGDLMTSLEMQGASLTLLKLEDADWVSALQAPVNTAAWG comes from the coding sequence ATGAAAAAAATTATCAACCAACCCGGTGATATTGTCAGCCAAATGGTCAAGGGTTTAGCCAGTGCCCATGCGGATATTCTTGCTCAAGTGCCAGATACTCAAGTCCTATACCGTACAGTAGAAACGCCTGATATTGTGGGAATTGTTTCTGGTGGTGGATCTGGACACGAACCAAGTCACGCAGGATTCGTCGGTAAAGGGATGCTATCAGCTGCCGTTTCTGGGGAAGTCTTTACCTCTCCAACACCTGACCAAATTTTAGAAGGGATTAAAGCTGCTGATAATGGGGCTGGTGTCTTCTTAGTCATCAAAAACTATACCGGAGATGTGATGAACTTTGAGATCGCTCAAGAATTTGCGGAAGCTGAAGGTATTGAAACCGCCGCAATCATCGTGGATGACGATATCGCTATGGAAGATTCTACCTATACTGCCGGTCGGCGCGGGATTGCCGGTACAGTCTTCATGCATAAAATCATCGGCTACTACGCAGACCAAGGTAAATCTTTAAGTGACTTAAAAGCTATCGCGGAAAAAGTAAATGACAATCTTAAATCTATCGGTCTTGCTTTGACAGCTGCAACCGTTCCAGAAGTTGGTAAACCCGGTTTTGACATTGCAGATGATGAATTTGAATATGGTATTGGGATCCACGGGGAACCTGGTTACCGTCGTGAGAAAATCAAACCTGCAAAAGAAATGGCTGCGGAATTAATTGGTAGACTAAAAGAAGAATTCAACTGGACAACTGGAGACCGTTTTGCCGTATTGGTCAATGGGATGGGCGGTACACCGTTAATGGAACTTTACCTATTCTGGAATGATATTCAAGGACAGTTGGGAGATGAAGGGGTAGAAGTTGATTTTGTTAAGGTAGGAGACCTGATGACTTCACTGGAGATGCAGGGGGCGTCATTAACCTTACTGAAACTTGAGGACGCAGACTGGGTAAGTGCCCTACAAGCGCCGGTAAACACTGCAGCTTGGGGATAA
- the dhaM gene encoding dihydroxyacetone kinase phosphoryl donor subunit DhaM — translation MTNLLILVSHSQTITEGLKELLETMVPDDNDAFSVIAAGGTDDGEIGTSVSKITEAIFANSDKEIFIFTDMGSAVLSAETALDFVEDEIKAHIHLVEGPLVEGAYVGAVQSTINRTPDQILEAIKEQS, via the coding sequence ATGACAAATCTACTTATATTAGTGTCTCATAGTCAAACTATCACAGAAGGTCTGAAAGAATTGCTAGAAACCATGGTGCCTGATGACAACGATGCCTTTTCAGTCATTGCTGCAGGTGGTACCGATGATGGTGAAATCGGTACATCCGTTAGCAAAATAACGGAAGCCATTTTTGCCAATTCAGATAAAGAAATCTTCATCTTCACGGATATGGGATCAGCCGTCTTATCGGCGGAAACGGCGCTAGACTTCGTGGAGGACGAGATAAAAGCCCATATCCACCTTGTTGAAGGGCCGCTGGTTGAAGGGGCTTATGTGGGTGCTGTTCAATCAACCATTAACCGTACACCAGACCAAATTTTAGAAGCCATTAAAGAACAAAGCTAA
- a CDS encoding MalY/PatB family protein has product MVDILKDYSPDRSNTKAMKWHDLETVFGDKDLLPIWIADMDFAPAKEVTAAIQSFVDDQYFGYYSVPDSYYQSMIDWSNDHFQYETKAEWYRFAPGVCTGIAFALHAYTNEGDNILIQNPVYNPFRTVIEEANRTLVMQDLLGNEQEGYTIDFDALESAFKDDDIKVFLFCSPQNPTGRVWHRDELAKVVALCKQYDVLLFSDEIHRDLIMPGHEHIAIGNIDPDFDNYVLFASPSKTFNLAGFNHSFMVVPRADLREKLDTFLHAIHVTGGQPAGYIASEAAYTYGAEWVENVNQVIWDNYQLLKTTVQVALPQVQFSDLQGTYLAWLDLGAYVKNADLKEVVQDRARLGVNYGTTYWPTRPEDTHIRINLATKTEIIEKAANNLVKAIQEWQ; this is encoded by the coding sequence ATGGTAGATATTTTAAAAGACTATAGCCCAGATCGTTCAAATACAAAAGCAATGAAGTGGCATGATTTAGAGACAGTTTTTGGGGACAAAGATTTATTGCCGATTTGGATTGCGGACATGGATTTTGCGCCAGCCAAAGAAGTGACGGCAGCCATTCAATCTTTTGTGGATGACCAATACTTTGGCTATTATTCAGTGCCAGATTCTTATTACCAATCAATGATTGATTGGTCAAATGACCATTTCCAATATGAAACAAAAGCTGAATGGTACCGGTTTGCACCAGGTGTATGTACGGGTATTGCCTTTGCCTTACATGCGTATACCAATGAAGGGGACAACATTTTAATTCAAAACCCCGTTTACAATCCCTTCCGTACGGTTATTGAAGAAGCTAACCGGACTTTAGTGATGCAAGATTTATTGGGCAATGAACAAGAAGGGTACACAATTGATTTTGACGCTTTGGAGAGTGCCTTCAAAGATGACGATATCAAGGTTTTCTTATTCTGTTCACCGCAAAACCCAACTGGTCGTGTTTGGCATCGTGATGAATTGGCTAAAGTAGTGGCTTTATGTAAGCAATACGATGTCTTATTATTCTCTGATGAAATCCACCGTGATTTGATTATGCCAGGACATGAGCATATTGCTATTGGAAATATTGACCCAGATTTTGACAATTATGTCCTTTTTGCCTCGCCATCAAAAACCTTTAACTTAGCTGGTTTTAACCATTCATTTATGGTGGTGCCACGGGCTGATTTAAGAGAAAAATTGGATACGTTCTTACATGCGATTCATGTGACTGGCGGACAGCCTGCTGGTTATATCGCGTCAGAAGCGGCTTATACCTACGGGGCGGAATGGGTTGAGAACGTCAACCAAGTGATTTGGGACAATTACCAATTACTTAAAACAACAGTCCAAGTAGCCTTGCCACAAGTTCAATTCTCAGACTTACAAGGGACTTACCTTGCTTGGCTTGATCTAGGGGCTTATGTGAAAAATGCAGACCTGAAAGAAGTGGTTCAAGACCGTGCCCGTTTAGGTGTCAATTATGGGACTACTTACTGGCCAACTAGACCAGAAGATACCCATATTCGGATTAATCTAGCGACTAAAACAGAGATTATTGAAAAAGCTGCAAATAATTTAGTTAAAGCAATTCAAGAATGGCAATAG
- a CDS encoding cation diffusion facilitator family transporter, translating into MENEPNMTPSNTNPQIARRGIYLSIVTYVIISTAKLLVGYSFDSDAVFADGLNNFTDSFASIALLVGMILSQRPADQNHRYGHYKIETITTLIMSFVIFYIGITVTIDSTTALINQAYAAPTPINAVVGLSSGVIMSGVYWYNNRLGNKLNSPSLKASAKDNLSDALTSFATALSVVLSRTGILWLDGAMAIVVGLIIIKSGYDIFKESAFSLSDGFPQEDLDNYRKIVLMVPGVRAVSDIRGRNYGANVYIDITILVDPEISVQAGHAITEKVESALQKTEDVTAIDVHVEPYQEN; encoded by the coding sequence ATGGAAAATGAACCTAACATGACACCAAGCAACACCAACCCACAAATAGCCCGGCGCGGAATTTATCTCAGTATCGTCACTTACGTTATCATCTCGACCGCCAAACTCCTTGTCGGATACAGCTTTGACTCAGATGCGGTCTTTGCGGATGGTTTGAATAACTTTACCGATTCATTTGCGTCAATCGCCCTACTAGTGGGCATGATCCTATCCCAACGCCCAGCTGATCAAAATCACCGTTATGGTCATTATAAAATTGAAACCATTACTACACTGATTATGTCCTTCGTGATTTTCTATATCGGGATTACGGTGACCATTGATTCAACTACGGCCTTAATCAACCAAGCATACGCAGCTCCAACACCCATTAATGCGGTTGTCGGCTTGTCTTCTGGGGTCATTATGTCCGGTGTTTACTGGTACAACAACCGTCTTGGCAATAAACTCAATAGTCCAAGTCTTAAAGCTTCTGCAAAGGACAATTTATCCGATGCCCTGACCTCTTTCGCAACTGCCTTGTCGGTCGTCCTAAGTCGTACCGGTATCCTTTGGCTAGATGGTGCCATGGCTATTGTCGTTGGCTTAATCATTATCAAATCAGGATATGACATCTTCAAAGAATCCGCCTTTTCCCTATCAGACGGCTTCCCCCAAGAAGACTTAGATAACTACCGAAAAATAGTCCTCATGGTACCTGGCGTGCGCGCAGTTTCTGATATCCGCGGCCGTAATTACGGGGCCAATGTCTATATCGACATTACCATCTTAGTAGACCCAGAAATTTCTGTTCAAGCGGGTCATGCTATCACTGAAAAAGTAGAATCCGCCCTACAAAAAACAGAAGATGTCACCGCCATCGACGTCCATGTCGAACCCTACCAAGAAAACTAA
- a CDS encoding MerR family transcriptional regulator, whose amino-acid sequence MKEKELRRTLAVFPIGTVVQLTDLTPRQVRYYEEQKLIKPKRSETNRRMYSLNDVDRLLEIKDYLNEGMSIQAIYNTYNRQHTQPKVADTKQLTDEDVRRILYNEILNQGGFRNAGADQDYPLR is encoded by the coding sequence ATGAAGGAAAAAGAGCTACGACGTACGCTAGCTGTTTTCCCAATTGGGACAGTTGTACAGCTAACAGATTTGACACCGAGACAGGTGCGTTATTACGAAGAACAGAAGTTAATTAAACCAAAACGTTCAGAAACAAATCGCCGCATGTACTCCTTAAATGATGTCGATCGATTATTAGAAATCAAAGACTATTTAAATGAGGGTATGAGCATCCAAGCGATTTATAATACATATAACCGTCAACATACGCAACCTAAAGTGGCAGATACCAAGCAGCTGACCGACGAAGATGTTCGCCGCATTCTATATAATGAAATCTTGAACCAAGGTGGTTTCAGAAATGCTGGCGCTGACCAAGACTATCCATTGCGCTAG
- a CDS encoding LL-diaminopimelate aminotransferase, with protein MNQINKDYQRLPGSYLFAEVKRRQEAYETAHPDQNVIRLGVGDVTLPLAPAVIEALHKAVDEQADAATFKGYAPDHGYDFLREAIQKNDFAARGADVKVDEIVISDGAKSDSSNIQEIFGPDIKIAVGDPVYPVYIDSNIMAGRGGDYNEETGKWSDLVYLSATAENDFKPALPEEPVDLVYLCYPNNPTGTTLNTADLQKWVDWANENDAILIFDSAYESFITEEDVPHSIFELPGSRTCAIEIRSFSKRAGFTGVRLGATIIPQELEIDGVSLLDLWKRRISTKFNGAPYIVQRAGEASYSEEGKAQIEEMLAYYRRNAILIKEGLEEAGYEVFGGVNAPYVWLKTPAGMDSWDFFDFLLENAQIVGTPGVGFGPSGAGYFRLTAFNTYEKTAEAVERIKALNK; from the coding sequence ATGAACCAAATTAATAAAGATTACCAACGATTACCAGGCTCTTATTTATTCGCAGAAGTAAAACGTCGCCAAGAGGCCTATGAAACAGCACATCCAGACCAAAACGTGATTCGATTAGGTGTTGGGGACGTTACTTTACCTTTGGCACCAGCAGTCATCGAAGCCTTACATAAGGCCGTAGACGAACAAGCAGATGCCGCTACTTTTAAAGGTTATGCGCCAGACCACGGTTACGACTTCTTACGTGAAGCCATCCAAAAAAATGACTTTGCAGCGCGTGGTGCAGATGTGAAAGTGGATGAAATCGTTATTTCTGACGGTGCCAAATCAGATTCTTCAAACATTCAAGAAATTTTTGGCCCAGACATCAAAATCGCTGTTGGTGACCCTGTTTACCCAGTTTACATCGATTCAAACATCATGGCTGGTCGCGGTGGTGACTACAACGAAGAAACTGGTAAATGGTCGGACTTGGTTTACTTATCAGCTACTGCGGAAAATGACTTTAAACCCGCGCTACCTGAGGAGCCAGTTGACTTGGTATACCTTTGCTACCCTAACAACCCTACAGGGACAACTTTAAACACCGCTGACCTACAAAAATGGGTAGACTGGGCTAACGAAAATGATGCGATCTTAATCTTCGACTCAGCTTACGAGTCATTCATTACTGAAGAAGACGTGCCACATTCAATCTTTGAATTACCAGGTTCACGTACTTGCGCTATTGAAATCCGTTCATTCTCAAAACGTGCCGGCTTTACTGGTGTGCGTTTAGGGGCTACGATTATCCCTCAAGAGTTAGAAATCGATGGCGTATCCCTATTAGACTTATGGAAACGTCGTATTTCAACGAAATTCAACGGTGCACCTTACATCGTACAACGTGCTGGAGAAGCAAGTTACTCTGAAGAAGGTAAAGCGCAAATCGAAGAAATGTTAGCTTACTACCGCCGCAATGCCATCCTGATTAAAGAAGGTTTGGAAGAGGCTGGCTATGAAGTTTTCGGTGGTGTGAACGCGCCTTACGTTTGGTTGAAAACACCAGCAGGAATGGACTCATGGGACTTCTTTGACTTCCTATTAGAAAATGCACAAATCGTTGGGACACCAGGTGTTGGTTTCGGTCCTTCAGGTGCCGGCTACTTCCGTTTAACAGCCTTCAATACCTATGAAAAAACAGCAGAAGCTGTTGAACGTATCAAGGCTTTAAACAAATAG
- a CDS encoding MetQ/NlpA family ABC transporter substrate-binding protein translates to MKKSLWLLTGGAIFLGACVNSGSGELAQVSVASRGSDVEIWDFIAESDAAAEVGLDIEVISIDGDGVQTNTATAEGEVDANAFQNIGYMDTFNENSDNKLVPSATTYREPMGVYSDQYTDIDQVADGDLVGISTNSASQARELAVLAGAGLITLADDFNPNSGTIDDITDNPLNLEFIEVDELQLARSLPDLNLAVIGNTIALESGLNVTKDAIFVEELDENANGTINVIATAAGNEDDENIQKLSDLYHSEEVQDFITEEFDGTKLEVQVPIEDVWSAD, encoded by the coding sequence ATGAAGAAATCTTTGTGGTTATTAACGGGGGGAGCCATTTTCCTAGGGGCATGTGTCAATAGTGGATCAGGTGAATTGGCGCAAGTTTCCGTGGCTTCGCGTGGGTCGGATGTTGAAATCTGGGACTTTATCGCAGAGTCAGATGCCGCAGCTGAAGTGGGACTTGATATTGAGGTGATTTCAATTGACGGTGACGGGGTCCAAACCAATACGGCAACGGCTGAAGGAGAAGTAGACGCCAACGCCTTTCAAAATATAGGCTACATGGACACCTTCAACGAAAATTCTGACAACAAATTAGTGCCAAGCGCGACTACCTACCGAGAACCAATGGGGGTTTATTCTGACCAGTATACCGACATTGACCAGGTGGCTGATGGTGACTTAGTAGGGATTTCAACCAATAGCGCGAGTCAGGCCCGCGAATTAGCTGTCCTTGCAGGGGCTGGATTAATTACCCTAGCTGATGATTTCAACCCCAATTCAGGTACAATTGATGACATCACAGACAATCCCTTGAATTTAGAATTTATTGAAGTAGACGAGTTACAATTAGCCCGTAGCTTGCCGGACTTAAACCTTGCAGTCATCGGCAACACTATCGCCCTAGAATCAGGTCTAAACGTGACGAAAGATGCTATTTTCGTTGAGGAATTGGATGAGAATGCCAATGGCACGATCAATGTGATTGCTACTGCAGCAGGCAACGAAGACGATGAAAACATACAGAAATTGTCTGATTTATACCATTCTGAAGAGGTTCAAGACTTTATCACTGAAGAGTTTGATGGCACCAAATTAGAAGTTCAAGTGCCGATTGAAGACGTTTGGTCAGCAGACTAA
- a CDS encoding mannose/fructose/sorbose PTS transporter subunit IIB: MIGIILASHGKFAEGIKQSAEMIFGEQENLQAVTFMPEEGPDDLRAHLLEAVESFDDTLQILFLVDLWGGSPFNQANAIHEEMPERTAIVSGLNLPMLLEALGQRFGSDQVADVAKHILTRDVSGIRVKPEALGEGIDAPAAAASEGSQEEEQVGTLKPGTVLGDGKIKYVLARVDTRLLHGQVATGWVKSVNPNRIIVVSDKVAQDDMRKSLIQQAAPTGVRANTIPVSKLAEVDKDPRFGKTKALLLFETPQDVLAAIEAGVDIKEVNLGSMAHSKGKTMISRSLSVDEEDVATLQKLKDLGVKFDVRKVPADSDENLDKLLKNHNLI; the protein is encoded by the coding sequence ATGATAGGAATTATTTTAGCGAGTCACGGTAAGTTCGCTGAAGGTATTAAACAATCTGCTGAGATGATTTTCGGAGAACAAGAAAATCTTCAGGCAGTAACCTTTATGCCTGAAGAAGGACCAGATGATTTACGTGCCCATCTTTTAGAAGCAGTCGAATCTTTCGATGACACGTTACAAATTCTATTTTTAGTTGATTTGTGGGGAGGTTCACCATTCAACCAGGCCAATGCAATTCACGAAGAAATGCCAGAACGCACAGCAATTGTAAGTGGGTTAAATCTACCAATGCTCTTAGAAGCTTTGGGTCAACGATTTGGTTCTGATCAAGTGGCAGATGTTGCTAAACACATTTTAACAAGAGACGTGTCAGGTATTCGTGTAAAACCTGAAGCACTTGGGGAAGGCATTGACGCCCCAGCAGCTGCAGCTAGCGAAGGTAGTCAAGAAGAGGAACAAGTTGGTACCTTAAAACCTGGTACTGTATTAGGTGATGGGAAGATTAAGTATGTCCTAGCACGCGTGGATACCCGTTTATTACACGGTCAAGTAGCCACTGGTTGGGTGAAATCAGTTAACCCTAACCGTATTATCGTTGTATCGGACAAGGTAGCCCAAGATGACATGCGTAAATCATTGATTCAACAAGCGGCGCCAACAGGTGTTCGTGCCAACACAATTCCAGTATCTAAATTAGCGGAAGTTGATAAAGACCCACGTTTTGGTAAGACAAAGGCATTATTATTATTTGAAACTCCACAAGACGTATTAGCAGCAATCGAAGCTGGTGTAGATATCAAGGAAGTAAACTTAGGTTCAATGGCGCATTCTAAAGGGAAAACAATGATTTCAAGATCATTGTCAGTAGACGAGGAAGATGTAGCTACTTTACAAAAATTAAAAGACCTTGGGGTTAAATTTGACGTACGTAAAGTCCCTGCAGATTCAGACGAAAACTTAGATAAACTGTTGAAAAATCATAACTTGATTTAA
- a CDS encoding mannose/fructose/sorbose family PTS transporter subunit IIC encodes MDISIFAAIAICIIALFAGFESVLDSFQLHQPILVCTLIGLATGNLTEGLLLGGQLQLIALGWMNIGAAQAPDAALAGVIAGILVLTKGASVSEGIAIAVPLAIAGQVLTIFVRTMTVGLAHYADGQAEKGSIRGVESANMMALGLQGLRVMIPAIATLALPASAVQGALAAIPDWITGGLAVGGGMIVAVGYAMVINMMATKTTWPFFFIGFALAAVTELNLVAMGIIGVALALIYIELSPQFNGGGGSGSGGSGSVDAQLDAILEDY; translated from the coding sequence ATGGATATTTCAATTTTTGCAGCTATAGCTATTTGTATTATTGCATTATTCGCTGGTTTTGAAAGTGTGTTGGATTCATTCCAATTACACCAACCAATTCTTGTTTGTACATTAATTGGTCTTGCAACAGGAAACTTAACTGAAGGACTACTATTAGGTGGTCAATTACAATTAATCGCTTTAGGTTGGATGAACATCGGGGCAGCGCAAGCACCAGATGCGGCCTTAGCAGGTGTAATCGCTGGTATCTTAGTATTAACTAAAGGTGCTTCTGTATCTGAAGGTATTGCCATTGCAGTGCCTTTAGCAATCGCTGGTCAAGTATTAACAATCTTCGTTCGTACAATGACAGTAGGTTTGGCTCACTATGCTGATGGCCAAGCGGAAAAAGGCTCTATTCGTGGAGTTGAATCTGCCAATATGATGGCTTTAGGTCTTCAAGGTTTACGTGTAATGATTCCAGCAATCGCTACGTTAGCTTTACCAGCTTCAGCTGTACAAGGTGCTTTAGCAGCCATTCCAGACTGGATCACAGGTGGTTTAGCTGTTGGTGGTGGTATGATCGTTGCTGTAGGTTACGCAATGGTTATCAACATGATGGCAACCAAAACAACATGGCCATTCTTCTTTATCGGTTTTGCTTTAGCAGCCGTTACAGAATTGAACTTAGTGGCAATGGGTATTATCGGTGTTGCCTTAGCACTTATCTACATTGAGTTGTCTCCACAATTTAATGGCGGTGGCGGTTCAGGATCCGGTGGTTCAGGTTCAGTTGATGCCCAGTTAGACGCCATTTTAGAAGACTATTAA
- a CDS encoding PTS system mannose/fructose/sorbose family transporter subunit IID, whose product MTEEVTNRVTLSKRDRMVANWRLTFVQASWNYERMHNVGWAYVLAPAIKKLYTSKEDRTAALQRHLEFINSHPYVEAPILGVTLAMEEEKANGTVIEDQAIQGVKVGMMGPLAGVGDPIFWGTLRPVIGAFAASLALSQSILGPILFFVLWNVIRVAFTWYTQELGYRAGSEITKDLSGGIIQKITVGASILGMFVMGVLVPRWTTMNFPAVISEVTNQEDAIVNFDGLVEAANNSSVTADSFRDVINQISSGQLVNTTTATSLGDVFNQLLPGMMPLLLTLACMYLLKRKVSATTLIFSIFVIGIVLYVLNIMG is encoded by the coding sequence ATGACTGAAGAAGTAACAAACCGCGTAACATTATCAAAACGAGACCGGATGGTTGCAAACTGGCGATTAACTTTCGTTCAAGCTTCATGGAACTACGAACGTATGCATAACGTTGGTTGGGCTTATGTACTAGCCCCAGCAATCAAAAAATTATATACAAGTAAAGAAGACCGTACGGCAGCTTTACAACGTCACTTGGAATTCATCAACTCTCACCCATACGTTGAGGCACCAATTTTAGGTGTAACCTTAGCCATGGAAGAAGAGAAAGCAAATGGTACAGTCATTGAAGACCAAGCTATCCAAGGGGTTAAAGTTGGTATGATGGGTCCTCTTGCTGGTGTGGGTGACCCAATCTTCTGGGGTACATTACGTCCAGTAATCGGTGCCTTCGCTGCATCGCTTGCCCTAAGCCAATCCATCTTAGGACCAATCTTATTCTTCGTACTTTGGAACGTCATTCGTGTAGCCTTCACTTGGTATACACAAGAATTAGGTTACCGCGCAGGTTCTGAAATCACAAAAGACTTGTCTGGTGGTATCATTCAAAAAATCACTGTTGGGGCATCTATCTTAGGGATGTTCGTTATGGGGGTGTTGGTACCTCGTTGGACAACCATGAACTTCCCAGCAGTTATCTCTGAAGTAACTAACCAAGAAGACGCTATTGTAAACTTTGACGGTTTAGTTGAAGCAGCTAACAATAGTAGCGTAACTGCAGATAGCTTCCGTGATGTGATTAATCAAATTTCATCAGGTCAATTAGTAAATACAACAACTGCCACATCATTAGGTGATGTATTCAACCAATTATTACCTGGTATGATGCCATTGCTATTAACATTAGCATGTATGTACCTATTAAAACGTAAAGTGAGCGCAACTACCTTGATCTTCTCTATCTTTGTGATCGGTATCGTGCTTTATGTACTAAATATCATGGGTTAA
- a CDS encoding DUF956 family protein, which produces MVAQLNTEVTFVSKANAMINPIDPKSGLLMVGDKGVEFREENGPGFIQIPWVNITRIRVQMFFKGRYVRGFYFETDEGQLLEFVVDEAKDSLRAMRKYMPREKFVAQQSNLANLFKNPFKRGKKDKE; this is translated from the coding sequence ATGGTAGCACAATTAAATACAGAAGTAACGTTCGTCTCCAAAGCGAATGCGATGATCAACCCTATCGACCCTAAGTCAGGATTACTGATGGTGGGCGATAAGGGTGTCGAATTTCGCGAGGAGAACGGACCAGGCTTCATTCAAATTCCATGGGTTAACATTACACGCATCCGCGTGCAAATGTTCTTCAAAGGGCGTTACGTCCGCGGCTTCTACTTTGAAACCGATGAAGGCCAACTCCTGGAATTTGTTGTCGATGAAGCTAAAGATAGTCTTCGGGCAATGCGCAAGTACATGCCTCGAGAAAAATTCGTCGCACAACAAAGTAACCTAGCCAACTTATTCAAAAACCCCTTTAAACGAGGAAAAAAAGACAAGGAGTAG